The genomic DNA TTCCGATGAAACAAACCTGTGAGagataaatttttattgtcttttttttttttttactatcttCGAGTTTTTGTAGAGGTTGAGCAACCTGGGGTCTATGGAGCAGCCCCCGAAAGTTaagtatatgcatatatatgccagatgataatttaaattatttgtttcgattaaaaatttctaaaataagggattatgttttggtaaaagggtcatgttaactggTGTCCGAGAAACTagttaagaaagtaaaaaaatataattttttacttgaaaacaacaaacttttgacttttaaaaagttgaacataccactttttaacaattttcaatgcaaaatttctaaattaattttcttatcTAGTGTCCCagaggcactagttaacattaccctttgaaaaatatatttaaataccACTCTAAATAGATCTAAGAATCTTACATTATTTtcaaggtgacaactagggtacctaTGAAAAAATGGTGGGTagtttaccccaaccaataaaCATTCACCTTTTTAGGTGGTAACCATAAattatcttgaccccaccaataaattgctcattataattggttggtgggtaaattacccaccatttttcaaaggtaatttagaaaaaacctatTTTCAATATCAAGTTAGTCATTATATAGTCTTTCAAATTAtgcaaatttgtttttaaaaaaaaatgcaaatttgtTCTTACTCAAAGCTTTACGATTAGTCCTCATTTCTCAAATTTTGTGAATTGGcccctatttaaaaaaaaaaatgacccctaaaattacaaatttaaccctaattttcatatttaaaaatggCCCCACaactttttgaaattcaaattttaacccaaaatattttaaaattcacaCTTTGATTCACttttcattatattattatacttttatcccaatttttgtaaaatgtataaaaatagTCCTATAAAGTTGAAGAATGAATTTGATTACTCTACCCAAACAGaaatacttaaaaataaaatgaatacaaTTGAAGCATTTAAATTGTCTAACATTCTAATATTTCTGAAATGTGCAATTATCACATTCAAACCCACCGAGTCTTGAGAAAATGCATCCATTCTTGTAGTACATGCTTAATTTTCAActgcaaaaaaattaaacctaGCAAAAGTCGTGCATATGCCATGATGAATAACATTTTGAGGCAGACCTCTACACATGGAACTTCATGTGTGGTAAACAAACTAGAAACTATTATTAGTAGAATAGCatatatatactaataaaaTAGCATAATGAATTTCTCTAGTGATGAATTCAGCTAGATTTCAGGTGTGACAGGAAGTACATGCGCAAGCTGAGGAACATTTGCAACCAGTTCCAGCTGCAACATTCTTAGGACATGCGCATGGGTTGCAACCACAGTGCTCCCCACAAGAACATGTTGTGTGATCAACTTCACTTGAGGATTCACTCCCTGTGCACCTGGaaataattgaaccaaacatTTTAAGGGtatgatatattaatataagCTTTAATGATATATCAATTTAAGAAGGATTATTGGGTGGATTGAGTATCAGTTGCACAAGTTGTACTTATTGCTGGTTTGATTGgtaaatgttttttgtttgatgttaaaaaaaaagaaagtcaaTATGATAAAGAACAAATTGTTTGAAATTGGAAAAActacaaattcatcaaaaaaattaagatttttccAACCatattattcattattttacataacaaaaaatttataaatataaaataacacaaTAAGCTGAATAATTCTCCAGTAACTCTAAAACACTTCAGATTTCAAAGAGCTGAATTAAATTAGACCAGAACACTTCAATTTGAATTGAGTTAGGGTTGGATCTAATTTACATGAACCACTTTAACAACCCCTATCCAAAGCAAAAATGATAACGTCAAACAATTATAATTAGCATCGGTGTAATATTCAACATAGTGTATTGAGTTTtaacattaaacaaaaaaaatgatggaaaatagtatcttttattatttgtaaACAAAGTAACAAGTACCACCTTAATCTCacacaaacaatagtatttctGTGTCTATTTAGGGATAGTCACACatacattttctttcaaaaagaaaagattgtCATGCATACCTTAATACCTAAAAATCAAAGAGCAAACTCTCTGGCCAATTTACTTTTGAGAATAAAGTGAATATTAATAAGGAGTTACAAAGAAGTAAaatcaatctaacaattaattaataacattGGTCacttaagaaaatagaaaatgtagAAATGGCTATTACAAagatattaaataatatttaacttAACAAGACCacgaaaaacaaaagaaatttacCTGCAAGTGGAACCACCAGCACACGGAATTGTGCAGCCACACACATTGTCACATACCATTCTAGATCCCATATCTGCCATATCtccctctttctttctctctgaAATGCTTCGATAGTTTTTAAACAGcgttaatgtttttctttttaaggtcTTATAATCATTACCGGTCAAAAGAATATGATTGGTTTCATTCATATGAAGGGGCCTTAGTGCCAAATGTCACTATGTCCACTTTTCATGCGAAGTCGTCACTTGACACCACGTAGTTAGGAGAAATTAGTTTTGCAACAAGCGTATGAAACGACATATGTTAATACAAAACTTTTAATTTACAAAAGATGCTGTTTATGTTTACAATAA from Medicago truncatula cultivar Jemalong A17 chromosome 8, MtrunA17r5.0-ANR, whole genome shotgun sequence includes the following:
- the LOC112417468 gene encoding class II metallothionein-like protein 1A gives rise to the protein MADMGSRMVCDNVCGCTIPCAGGSTCRCTGSESSSEVDHTTCSCGEHCGCNPCACPKNVAAGTGCKCSSACACTSCHT